A part of Homoserinibacter sp. YIM 151385 genomic DNA contains:
- a CDS encoding RDD family protein, whose translation MTAVAAAPAPGAAPVHEAGFPDASGGRRLVAYLLDLALTGAIGAGGTLLSGSPLLGGVAVAELLVVQVALEARTGATVGQRAMRLRTVRVGTDESPALGRAVLRALVMGAAHLVVIAPVILSAAGSRDRRGRRRAPHDLIADVQVLDVRRRLAVPPPPPAPRPAAAYTATPVAPAPAPAAPAPQPVAAAPARPALAQPAAAAPAAPQPGAPVAPVVGPAVRLVLPDGQVVPVDADVYLGRAPTAPQDPGARLVTLADPQRQLSRTHARFGLAGETLWVEDLGSGNGTSLRRQDGRNWRLTPEQRIAIPEGAGVLLAELEIRIIRA comes from the coding sequence ATGACCGCCGTCGCCGCCGCGCCCGCCCCGGGCGCCGCCCCCGTGCACGAGGCCGGGTTCCCCGACGCCTCGGGGGGCCGCCGCCTCGTCGCCTATCTGCTCGACCTCGCGCTCACGGGCGCGATCGGGGCGGGCGGGACGCTGCTCAGCGGCTCGCCGCTCCTCGGGGGCGTCGCCGTCGCGGAGCTGCTCGTCGTCCAGGTCGCCCTCGAGGCGCGCACGGGCGCGACCGTCGGGCAGCGCGCCATGCGGCTGCGCACCGTGCGGGTGGGCACCGACGAGTCGCCCGCGCTCGGCCGGGCGGTGCTCCGGGCGCTCGTGATGGGCGCGGCGCACCTCGTCGTGATCGCGCCCGTGATCCTCTCGGCCGCCGGCAGCCGCGACCGCCGCGGCCGACGCCGCGCGCCGCACGACCTCATCGCGGACGTGCAGGTGCTCGACGTCCGCCGCCGACTCGCCGTGCCGCCGCCTCCCCCGGCACCGCGGCCGGCGGCCGCATACACCGCGACCCCCGTCGCGCCGGCGCCGGCTCCCGCTGCCCCCGCCCCGCAGCCCGTCGCCGCTGCGCCCGCGCGCCCCGCGCTCGCGCAGCCCGCCGCGGCCGCGCCCGCCGCGCCGCAGCCGGGGGCGCCCGTCGCGCCCGTCGTCGGCCCCGCGGTCCGGCTCGTGCTGCCCGACGGCCAGGTCGTGCCCGTGGACGCGGACGTCTACCTGGGCCGAGCCCCGACCGCGCCGCAGGATCCGGGCGCACGGCTCGTGACGCTCGCCGACCCGCAGCGGCAGCTCTCGCGCACCCACGCCCGCTTCGGGCTCGCGGGCGAGACGCTGTGGGTCGAGGATCTGGGCTCCGGCAACGGCACCTCGCTGCGCCGCCAGGACGGTCGCAACTGGCGTCTCACGCCGGAGCAGCGGATCGCGATCCCCGAGGGCGCCGGCGTGCTGCTCGCGGAGCTCGAGATCCGCATCATCCGCGCCTGA